In Palaemon carinicauda isolate YSFRI2023 chromosome 18, ASM3689809v2, whole genome shotgun sequence, a genomic segment contains:
- the LOC137657242 gene encoding uncharacterized protein: protein MMMTPRAEKALAEWIAVNNRLFLAKFKSQQYNMSIIICYAPTNDSPDERKDDYHEELNIFQHKDIRKYAWTSPYGNYKNQIDHIAINHERRRTLRNVRSYRDADIGSDHQLLITTLKLKLKAPNRDVDRMPGFDTTKLLEDEHSKTFAIECRN from the exons atgatgatgacaccaagagcagaaaaggcattagcgGAATGGatagctgtaaataatagattgtttcttgcaaagtttaaatcacagcagtacaatatgagtattataatttgctatgcaccaacaaatgattcccccgacGAAAGGAAAGATGACTACCACGAAGAACT TAatattttccagcacaaggacatccgcaaatatgcatggacttcaccatatggtaattacaaaaatcaaatagaccacATAGCCATTAATcatgagagaaggaggactctgagaaatgtaagaagctatagagatgcagatattggcagtgatcaccagctcctcattaccacactgaaattaaaactgaaagcacccaacagagatGTTGATAGAATGcctgggtttgatacaactaagcttctagaagatgagcacagtaaaacctttgcaattgaatgtagaaattga